The segment TTGCTTGCAACACAATCATTGCGAAATGTATACACTATAAAtatgtttcttttaattgttaatttgaattttgtatttcgaCTCATTTAGTATACACGCGCGGAGAGAAATAGAGgagcttttctttttctcctctACCGCGCTgtgtaatgcaaataaatataaataataaattaagtaaCATTAAAGAGAGAAACGTAGTGTCGcacatatttaaatagttttgtgAGAAGGAAGTGTGCGTGTTTTGTTACAGCTGCCCCGATAACgagttgaatatttaatattaaatttgttcgtCTTGCAGAGCGGTTAAACGTGCTGTACGAACAAAATTGGACGCAACTCGTGCATGAACAGCTGAGACGGTTCGAAACTAACGTCGTGGCGGCTGCCAAGCTCGAGGGTTACGACGGAAAAGATCTTTTAGACTCTGAGAGGCAGTGGTCCTTCAGCGGTGCTCTCTTGTACTCCGTCACCGTCATCACTACAATCGgttcgtaaatttaatttttttaattttgctgacatgatttttttgttcaatgttattaaaaccaggcttcatcctcgttgtcaaaagaaattatttttttagcgtttttttttcaaacgcgCACTAGGCAGCTATTGGAATATTAATAGAGCCGCGGCTAGAGGCATTATACGGGCCCCTTTGGCTTTGCTCTTCAAAGAGTTAAGTCTTAACACGGTGCATGTTGGAAGTGATgccctttctcacttttttcaCCTTTTGACAGGTcattaattgtgaaataattgacaaacacataatataatttattttcctgcctGATTTTCCTTCAGATTCACTTTTGCAGCgttagatttttttactttgtctCTTTGAGGGAATGTCCTCTGGAATAAGTAAGTGATCGCTCTAGCTCAAACTCGTGTTCCTTGTTtggtttgatattttataagcACGCAcggtttaaagaggaatgatagtgaatttccccgcaaaatcctttaacacacatacagattgggtcctaaaaatcatgtacatttaaaaaaatacatataggcagcactgtaaattttcgagaaaatcggcctcaaacttagcattgttttaaatggagaattttcaacggaattgtgtaatcgcgattttctctaaaattccgcatttcccccaaaaaaagactctggctgtccgatagatctcgatgagaggattccaaatcatgtgagaaaacatagtgcagcactgtaaatttcggagaaaattggcaaaaacaatctgattggtcagcgcccagcgctgctggccaacagaggggggcgtttcacgccgtcgcttctggttgcattacagaaggtggccggcgcgcaactcaattatctttttaattacgttttcattatcagaaaaatttgaaattttcgcacatggtaaccaatgaatctgtccttgaaaatcaataacaaatttatttatattatacgcagtctctgatggccataagggtccgagtttgcctctgaaaatcattaaaattattaaaatgaaagaaacattttttctgagataattcttgaataaataacttaattttgggtattttgatttttcccaaaaaaattaaacgttctTTAAtggccagctgaaattttcagacgatttttttcaaaaatggtaaatttgagaaaattttgctgagacgggaaaaactggaaatttaatcagctttctgaatttagtcATTATTTAACGCTAATATGAacaggtgaattttaatgaagccaaacacagaccccatttgaaaatctgcaatttttgaaaaaataaaaaatttctttcaagactcaaaggcactattttttatcttctcacaattaaattttcataatttttctcaccccggaagtaattaatttcctatgctaaaaaaagagggcgtaaccggtaaaattcgaaaaattggattttggggcacttttggtcagaagtacATGGAAAATATAGGTCGGTTAGGGTTaactttacatgaaatttcattttttttttttaataaaaaaaaatcactatcattccactttaaattttttttaattaggttaCGGAAATCTGGCACCAAAGACTCCGGCCGGCAAGATCCTGACGATAATCTACGCCGTGTTCGGAGTGCCGCTGATGCTGCTGTGCCTGTCCAACCTGGGCCATTTGCTGGCCAACACGATCCAGTTCGCCTACTCGCACGTGTGTTGCAGCCTGCAGCGCGGCAGGAGCGCGTCCAGGAGGCGCAGACATACGCCGTGTCGGCACGTGGGGAATGCGCAGTGCACCGCCGAGGAGGGCGTCTCGCCGACCGCCATCGTGACCATTCCGCCCCCGGAGCAGTTCAAGAAGCGgcctccgccgcctccgccgagACTCACGCCTCTCAAGCCCAAGCTGCTGGCCCAGGACGTGAGGCAGCTGCTGGTCGAGTGCGCAGAGTACACGGCCGCGCAGGCCGCTGAGTCGGCCGCTTCGCACAAAATGCTGCACGAACTCCGCCACACCGACCACACTGCCCTGGACGACGAAGACTGCTTGGACTCCGCCTCTAGATACCACAGGTGATACAAAATTTGAGTCGCCAATCAAGGTCACTATAtcagaaaatgtttaactCATTTCTTACCACAATATCTCcatcatattaatttaaaattgaccagttgcataaacccgtAGTGTTCGAacttcgaagccgccaacagatggcgcaaccacagactttcttaaaaaattttgttttgagcggttttaaggcattttcgctgcgatttcagtctCAATAATCTAGCtaattttgcattcttcaattaatttgctttttttcgacgtgctgataaccaaaatcggttcagccattcgccgtagaaacgttggaaaagatttttttatttcaaaaaatagtgtttcacgattctacggtgattgactgaaccgattttggttttcagcacgtcaaaaaatagcaaattaattgaagaatgcacatgCAGTaactagattgagtctgaaatcgcagcgaaaatgcattaaaatcgaaagtctacagtggcgccatctgttggcggcttcgaacacttagggtgaATTAGGTGATATTTGCTggaaattcaccagttgcatgcCCTTACTTAGAGTTCGAAGCCGCGAACAGATATGGTTCTGTAGTGCCTGCCAATAGGTGGCACTCTTCTCCACCTTTTCCCTGAGCTGTGAACCTTTCCTTAGTGTTAGGGACATTTTACTATACTTCTCTTTAGCGTGAGATATATACTCACGCCGCAGACGTTGTGAATAATTTCGCTCAATAACATTTCATTCGCTCGTCCCTGTAATTGAGAATATATAATCTGTGAGCCCAATTGTAATTGACTGACCCGGATTGACGGGTCCAAATTTGAGGCAttcgaaatataaattttaccacATAAAAGTTATCTCAGAGAATTGTAGAAATATCTGAAGTTGCTGGGCTGCGTTGGAATTTCCAGCGGTATCTCAGGCGCGTGAGGAATGTCATCTTCTCATCtcaaatttcctgaatttccGCGAGTATGGGCAAACTTCCGTGCATCACGTCGCGGGGTCACCAAAATGAGGGGAATGCTTGAAGTAAATCCCTCAAATTCTTTCGAATGCCtcaaattctttctttttcttttaatgctTGACTAATTCTTTTCAAATCGACCTTCACACGTTCTCAGATAAATTGATTGACCACAAAATCTggtggattttaaaatatattacattAAATTCCGCAAATTGTTGAGAACtcgtgcaaattaaaattattaaaaaaaatgataacgTTGTTTTTGGCAGTTCGTTGGAGCGGAACGCGAACACGCCGACGAAGCAGCCGTTGATCCAGTGTTCGCCGCCGGCGTCGGTGCCATCGACGACGATGTCGAGTCTGCAGCAGCGACAGTCGTGCTCGATGGAGCTGCCCGCACCGGGGTCGGCGTGTTCGAGCGACAACAGCTCCGAGAGGaggtcgtcgtcgtcatcgtgCGAGGCGGAGAGCAACAACAAGCGGCGGCGAGTGCCGGTGACGCTGGTGCTGGTCATCCTCAGCGGCTACATCTGCCTGGGCGCGACGGTGTTCGCCGCCTGGGAGGACTGGTCGCTGCTCGACGGCGCCTACTTCTGCTTCATCACGCTGTCCACGATCGGCTTCGGCGATCTGGTGCCTGGCAAGTCGTTCCAGCGGGCGGCCAACCCGGACGGCGGCCAGATCCAGCTGGTCGTGTGCTGCGCCTACCTGCTCGTCGGCCTCGTGCTCATCGCCACCGCCTTCTCGCTCGTGCAGGAGGAGGTCGTCCTCAAGTGCACAAAAGCCGCCCGCTGGATCGGCATCTCCACCAAGAAGTGATGGCCGACAAAGAACCAAGTCCGGCCGACTCGAATTCTTTCACTCTTGCATCGACGCGTGTCTCGCGTTTATTTCTTGTTTACTTCCGTGCCACGCAGCTACACGCAGTGattttttgacattaattcgtttatgcacatttttgcaattcaccagttgcataaaccctaagtgttcgaagccgccaacagatggcgccaccgtagactttcgcttttaagacacttccgctgcgatttcagactcaatctagctattttgcttttttttaattaatttgctattttttgacgtgctgaaaaccaaaatcggttctgccaatcgccgtagaatcgtgaaaaactattttttgaaataaaaaaaatattttccaacgtttctgcGGCGAACGGCTGAACCGagtttggttttcagcacgtcaaaaaaagcaaattaattaaaaaaagcaaaatagctagattgagtctgaaatcgcagcggaaatgccttaaaaccgcttaaaaccaaatttttaagaaagtctttggttgcgccatctgttggtggcttcaataactaagggtttattcAACTGGTCAATTTGTAGCATTTTATCAGATGATCAGATCACCGCTGagttttttgaaatatcataTTAAGCAAATTTAACTCAATGACCTTGACTATGCAAATCAGATgaatttttggggaaaatgtTTGTCCTTCTGTCGTGGTTCGAATTTCACACGTGCTGGATTCGGTCGTAAGTTGGTTGCCAAAATTGTCACAGTGTTCAGTTGAGATCTGTGAAAAAGTCAATGTGATACAGTAATGAACAATTCTGGTTGTCTGAATATTGTTGATATTATGTATGTAATAATAGAAGTTTATTCCTTTTGTGTCAAACATGCTCCTTGGAATTCAATGTGAACAAGTATTCGCTACAAAACTCTACTGGTCcccaataatttaattcgttaaattttgattctggAATTTAATTCACGCAAGATTTGTTAAGAAGTAGATCTTTCCCTccccaaaacaaaaatcggaattgatagtgaaaaataaacacaaagtAAGAACGAAAACCCCATTTCCGTTATTTCATTGAATGGCTTTGTGAACGTAATTCGCAGCACATCACATCACGTGTATTTCGcgccaattattttcaactagCACGATTGCGCGCATCCGCCAGCTGCCCCTCCCACTCAGTTgagtgttgttgttgttatgaTTGAGCCCCGGCTGGCAGGTGAAAAGCAACGCTTGAACCACGTGAATGGGAgcaaattgaacattttgtgctttttatttttactgctctGCACTTTTGAGCTATACAACGACGATGTCATCTGTCGTGTGGAAAAATCTGCAGTTGTTTGACCTCGCAGAAGAGGAAAAGAAAGGCAAGttgcagtttttaattattacttatGTATTTATAATGTGTTAAAATGATTGTTTACGTTTAGAGGAGAAAAAGGGCAAGAAGTGTGGTGGAAAAAGGGAGCTGCAGATCGGTGCTGAACGACGAGGCGTCAAGAAAAGCAAGAGGAAGGCCAAAGACGAGCAATTCCAGCAAAGTACATATTTACAAgacaaattgattaaattaaacaataatatatGTTTCTGTGTATGTATTTGTGCACAGGGTCAACTATCTTGGGAGCAAAAGGACTACTTTTGCCTTTCCTGAAGCACTCGGGGCCCAAACTAGAAGAAGAAAGCGAAGAGCAGATCGTTGAAGAAAACCTGAAGCGATTGCTCAGCTTGAGCCAAATCTCTGCCATCGATCTCAAATGCGCTGAAAAGGTATAAATTTGGAATGATGATTTATCCGAGATGTTTGGTAATAAatctacaattaaaaatacaagtaGTAGCGAAATCGATTTATGTGTTTAAGTAATTTGTGGCCTAATTTCTGACATCAAcgtttgttatatttttaatttatttcttcaaaaatacaaaagctCCTCTCGGACCAGCCGATATAAAATAACGGACTTTCCAATTGCAGATTCTGGAGAGAACGAACAGGAGGGGAGCTCGACGCACATTTGAGCCCAAGAAAAACACGAACACTGTATTCACCGAAGCTGACTTTGCCAAGTTTGAGAAGAACTACGTTGCTGacgactgattgtgagacagCCGAtccttgcttgcttgcttgtcGCGCGCGTCCGGTTAGGCTATCCTCTAGCCTGCTTCACTCTACTCTTTGGCGCCGATTGCTGTTCCACGTCATGAACTTTTCACGGAGCTCTCTGTTAAGTTCGCGTTGGCCTTGCCCCACTTTCCATCCCATCCAATCTACAAGTTTACAGTTCAACCCCTGAAATTCTTTCTTGATTTCATCCTTACCTTCATAGAACCAAAAgcctgattttaaaattaggtttgtaaaaatgtaacCGTTTTAAgctaaaacaattattgcatCTCAAATTcgtttgtattaaaaaatgtaatatttttagattatttactctttttttgctctttttatccctgtcctcggagcgggaagggcgcgcgctgaaacctgggtcccaataacaccgcgaacggattgaatgggcgcaccaggccgcacagggacccagcccactcaagggccacttgcctctgcaccgagaagtgcattgaaacgctagacattcgtcccttactgccaaatcacgcatgctggaaaggtgcaaagcagcccgttgagcaatttgagcatttcgagtcactaaagtaaccactttttgccatctctgacattgggtagccagtattagatctcccaactgctcaaatgcctcccattgctttgacactcctgagaatgccttaacagtgcgagccaacgggctggttttgcGCAGTCGATGCTcaccttttaattaaaatacaagattcaacaaatttcaaactgccgtaatttcttgaaaaacaaataatacatttttggaatctgctcGGCATGATGAATCGAATCAAGTGTCATTtacattaataacaataatatcTTTATTGACTCTTGGCGAAGTTTTAgtttgttataattattattattattattattcttgtttattctcatcatGTCATAATACAAATACAGTACACATAATGTACATTATGTCAAAGTCAAAAATTATCGATGAGTAAAAGGCAACAATGCTAGCGGAAAACCGATTTAACAGACCGAAGTCATCGCAATGCGACCGTGGGAAAAATCACTAACACTAGAAGCGCACGTTCACAGACACTTTAAAACTCTTGCCACATGTGCTGCTTGAGGAGAGCGGGGAATTGCGCGGCGTTGCAGTCTTTGAGTGCCGGAGGCAAATCGTTCCATGGCTTGACTACCCTGAAGGAGAACGCGCGCTGGCCGAAAACACTGCGAGTCGGAGGCGGCTGGAGACGGGGGTGCTGGCCACTATCACCTCTCAATACACGACCCTCAATTATTCTCGCACGCGCGTTAAAATCGGTCTCACCACACTCacactttttgaaaaagattAAGTCATTGTATCTCAGCAGCATTGGGAATGgcatgattttttgctcattggCCGGCGGCGGATTGCGGCCATAGATGAAATGCACCGCCCTCTTTTGCACCCTCTCCAGCCTGTTGACGTTGTCTTGTGTTGTCGGGTGCCAGGCTGGGAGGCCGAAAGTCATTACCGGTCTCACAAGAGTCAGGTATGCCACCCTCTTAACGCGGGCCGTGCACCCTTGCAGGTTACGCGCCGCGAACCCTAGGTTTCGTGCTGCCTTCGCACGCACGATGTCCGTGTGCTCGTGCCATCGGAGGTCGCTTGAGATGTGCACGCCGAGCATACGCTCCTTGTGCACGTACTCGAGAACCGTAGCACCGAGGGTGTACACGAACTGCAGagggacgcgcgcgcgggttATGTCCatgattttgcactttttggcGTTCAGAGTCATCCCGTTGTTGGAGCACCAAATGTCGATGTTGAACAAATCTTCCTGCAGCGCGTCGGCATCTTCTTGGCATCTTATTTCTTTATAAATGGTCGCGTCATCGGCGTACTGGACAAGGGTGCTGCTTGTTACCATTTCTGGTAAATCCGCGACGAAAATGTTGAAGAGGAGCGGGCCGAGAACGCTCCCCTGAACAACTCCCGAGGCCACCTCACAAGGCTCCGAGCTCTCTCCGCCGAACTTGACAAACTGGGTTCTGCCAACGAGGAAGTTCTCGTACCACTTAAGCATTTGACCTTTTATGCCGTAGTGCTGCAGCTTAGAGAGGAGCCTCGGATGCAAGACTTTATCAAAAGCCTTGCTCCAGTCCAGGAAGACAGCGTGGATGTGAGTGCCGCTCGCTTCGTCCAGGGCAGCTGTCCAGTGGTCTATTGTCCCCGTCAGCAAAGTGGTGCAGCTTCTTTTCTCCCGAAATCCATGTTGGCATGAGGGAattactttttctttttctaagTATTCCACCGTTCTGTCTCGCACGATTCGCTCGAGCGTTTTTCCCACAAGAGATGTAATGCTGATAGGCCTATATTAGTTCTGCATGTTGCTTTTATCTCCGTCCTTGAATATGGGGGTGACTGCTGCAGTTTTCCAGTCGGCCGGAAGTTCGGCGGACTCGAGCGATTTGTTGAAAACGTGTGCGAGAGAAGGAGCGAGCGCTGCGGCACAGTATTTGAGCAGGGGAGCTGGCAATCCGTCTGGGCCAGCAGCTGCGCTCGCCTTAATTTGCTGCAACCGGTTATGCACCTCGGCACTTGTGCACACCAAATCGCACATTTCTTCTGTGGAATCTACGCACGGCGTGTGTCGTCTCATGaaaggaaatatatttacGGCTCGCgagaaatttctttgaaaaacagCACTGAATCCAGCAGCCACCTCACGGGGCTCACTGACACTTTTTCCTTGAAGTTCGAAGGTGAGATTATTGTTAGGCACTTTTGTCTTTGAATTGATGTAGCGCCAGAATTCATTGCTGCCGTCCG is part of the Cloeon dipterum chromosome 1, ieCloDipt1.1, whole genome shotgun sequence genome and harbors:
- the LOC135948364 gene encoding potassium channel subfamily K member 18-like, which produces MASSSSQRSCQQQQRHGKKQPSTGCTSSRVCRCVRVFFGHLFSNLGLFAIVVGYVLLGALMFENLEAEFELQQRGNIKRYRDDCLKELWQITERLNVLYEQNWTQLVHEQLRRFETNVVAAAKLEGYDGKDLLDSERQWSFSGALLYSVTVITTIGYGNLAPKTPAGKILTIIYAVFGVPLMLLCLSNLGHLLANTIQFAYSHVCCSLQRGRSASRRRRHTPCRHVGNAQCTAEEGVSPTAIVTIPPPEQFKKRPPPPPPRLTPLKPKLLAQDVRQLLVECAEYTAAQAAESAASHKMLHELRHTDHTALDDEDCLDSASRYHSSLERNANTPTKQPLIQCSPPASVPSTTMSSLQQRQSCSMELPAPGSACSSDNSSERRSSSSSCEAESNNKRRRVPVTLVLVILSGYICLGATVFAAWEDWSLLDGAYFCFITLSTIGFGDLVPGKSFQRAANPDGGQIQLVVCCAYLLVGLVLIATAFSLVQEEVVLKCTKAARWIGISTKK
- the LOC135948365 gene encoding uncharacterized protein LOC135948365, giving the protein MSSVVWKNLQLFDLAEEEKKEEKKGKKCGGKRELQIGAERRGVKKSKRKAKDEQFQQRSTILGAKGLLLPFLKHSGPKLEEESEEQIVEENLKRLLSLSQISAIDLKCAEKILERTNRRGARRTFEPKKNTNTVFTEADFAKFEKNYVADD